In Oscillospiraceae bacterium, the genomic window CACCTTGTTCCCGGCGGCCTTGTCCACCGGGATGCTCTCGCCGGTCAGGGCGCTTTCGTTCACGGCGCTGCTGCCTTCCAGCACGACGCCGTCCACCGGGATGTTCTCACCGGGGCGCACCACAAAGATGTCGCCCTTCTGCACCTGCTCGATGGGTACGGTCACCTCGGCACCGTCCCGCAGCAGGGTGGCCGTTTTGGGGGCTAGCTTCATCAGGCTCTTCAGTGCATCGGTGGTCTTGCCTTTGGAGCGGGCCTCCAGCATCTTGCCCACCGTGATCAGGGTCAGGATCATGGCCGCCGACTCAAAGTAGAACTCCATCATATAGTGCATGACCAGCTCGTCGTTGCCGTCCACCTGTGCGCGGGTCATGGCAAACAGGGCGTAGGTGCTCCACACAAAGCTGGCCATGGAGCCCATGGCCACCAGCGTGTCCATGTTGGGGGAGCCGTGGATCAGCCCCTTGAAGCCGTTGATGAAGAACTTCTGGTTGATCACCATCACGATGCCCGCCAGCAGCAGCTGGACAAGGCCCATGGCAACATGGTTGCCGTCAAACCAGTGGGGCAGAGGCCAGCCCCACATCATGTGGCCCATGGAAAAGTACATCAGTACCAGCAGAAAGCCCAGCGAAGCGATCAGCCGCCGCTTGAGCTTGGGCGTCTCGTGGTCGGCCAGCGCGTCCAGGTCGGCACTGGGGGAGCTGGCGGCGGCAGCACCGGCCGCCTTGGGGCTGGCACCGTAACCGGCATCCTGCACGGCCTGAATGATCGCCGCGCTGGATGCGGTGCCCTCTACGCCCATGGAGTTGGTCAGCAGGCTCACTGAACAGCTGGTCACACCCGGTACCTTTTTTACGGCCTTTTCCACCCGGGCAGAGCAGGCCGCGCAGCTCATACCCGTCACATTGTATTGTTCCATCGTATTCACTCCTGATAAGTCCAGTATGTCCGCCGCAGGGTCACTTCATGAGCCGGGGCAGCAGCTTGATCAACTCGTTCAGCTTTTCGTCGCTGCCGGCACGCAGGTCATCGGCCACACAGGTGCTCATGTGCTGGGCCAGCAGCTCCTTGGCAAAGCTGTTCAGCGCCGAGTTCACCGCTGCCACCTGTACCAGAATATCCACACAGTAGGCGTCCTTTTCCAGCATGCCGCGCACGCCGCGCACCTGCCCTTCGATGCGGCTCAGCCGGTTGACCAGTGCTTTGTATTCCTCCGGGCTGCGGTCCTTGTGGCGGCAGCAGGAGGGGACAGCGTCCGGCACATCGGCGGGGGAAACCGTGTCCACCGCAGGCTCTTCGGCGCTGCAGCAACAGCAGGGCTTCTTTTCGGTGGATTCCATGATGCAGGCTCCTTTCACAAACCCCTTGGGGGTATCTTTTGCTTCCAGCAGGAGTATACCACACCATATCCGACAAATCAAGTAGGAATTTGAAATAAAAGAAAAAAGAGGGAAAACCCGCAGGCTTTCCCTCACACAGAACCGTGACAAACTTACTTTTCCAGAATGCGCGGAGCAAACAGGCTCCACATCTTGCCCCACCAGTACCAGTCGTGGGACACGTCGCCGCCCCACACTTCCAGATGGGCGGGCAGGCCCTGGGCCTTCAGCACATCGGCCAGTGCCTGGGTGTCGGCCTTGGCGTCATCCTCGTAGGCACCCTGACCGGCGCAGAGGATGAGACTGTTTTCCTCTGCCTTGACCAGTGCCAGCTTGTTGGCGATGCCGTTCTCCTGCAGGTACAGCAGGGGAGAGCAGCGCAGCACCAGATCGTCGTTCTCGGCACCCCAGAAGCGGCTCAGGTCGTAGATGCCGCCCATGCCCACGGCACCGGCAAACAGGTTGGGGCGGCGCAGGCGGCAGTTCACGGCCTGATAGGCGCCCAGATCCACACCGGCGCACCAGATCTTGGTGCCCTTCTCGGCCTTGTTCAGGGTCAGGATGCGGGGA contains:
- a CDS encoding metal-sensing transcriptional repressor, coding for MESTEKKPCCCCSAEEPAVDTVSPADVPDAVPSCCRHKDRSPEEYKALVNRLSRIEGQVRGVRGMLEKDAYCVDILVQVAAVNSALNSFAKELLAQHMSTCVADDLRAGSDEKLNELIKLLPRLMK
- a CDS encoding alpha/beta hydrolase-fold protein, yielding MMQGTYYKEWSSVLNREMEFKVYGSAGVPVLALPARGGRFFDWENNGMPDAIAQLLNEGKIQLFCADSVDGEGVLNGDLPLRRRAEAQEKYFVYLTAELAPRILTLNKAEKGTKIWCAGVDLGAYQAVNCRLRRPNLFAGAVGMGGIYDLSRFWGAENDDLVLRCSPLLYLQENGIANKLALVKAEENSLILCAGQGAYEDDAKADTQALADVLKAQGLPAHLEVWGGDVSHDWYWWGKMWSLFAPRILEK